The following are from one region of the Coffea eugenioides isolate CCC68of chromosome 2, Ceug_1.0, whole genome shotgun sequence genome:
- the LOC113760684 gene encoding subtilisin-like protease SBT1.4 — MAAVSSLAFLSLLIFLFCIHARIVAASSDYGYKTYIVYVSESVKPPVNTSHHDWYSSILQSLSPLSTDLDTYYSYSLVCPAEPLSTVLPYQSPSNVYYDLPKTKLLYSYEHAIHGFAARLSASQAEELRHQPGILSVIPDSISQLQTTRSLQFLGLADSWGIWPNTNYGEDIIIGILDSGIRPDHPSFSDAGLSPVPSSWRGGCETALDFPSGSCNRKLIGARAYYGGYEENMRRSLEEMGESKSPTDYDGHGTHTASTAAGSVVSSAGFYAYATGEAKGVAIKARIAAYKVCWRGGCFDSDILAALNQAISDGVHVLSLSLGRSPAMPYDEDPIAIAAFHAAERGILTSASAGNSGPSYRTAVNIAPWILSVGASTIDREFPTDVVLGDGSILQGVSLYYGKPLVNALLPLVYASGAGSRFCHQGELVPSMVTGKIVVCDVGGDTGGVAKGYAVHLAGGVGMILANTEEQVEGLKSEAHLIPATMVGVTNGNIIKNYVRSQLAPTAIIIFRGTVVWITPSAPRVGVFSSRGPNVITQEILKPDVIAPGVNILAAWSKFANPSGFDGNIDQRRVDFNIISGTSMACPHVSGIAALLRKARPYWSPAAIKSAIMTTAYNVDNNGRNIVDLATGVASTPFAHGSGHVDPNKALNPGLVYDMGTSDYVQFLCSIGYTQSRIAVFVSNPESCRPGMTPGDVNYPSFSVVFSRQRTVVTHTRRVRKVESTAAAVYNVTGIAPEFVEVKVTPDKLTFDQYSDTLTYQVTFTSAAIETIGDTTSTFGYLEWIDGQQHIVRSPIAVLWNRDSWVDAM, encoded by the coding sequence ATGGCTGCCGTGTCTTCTCTAGCTTTCTTATCTCTCCTTATCTTCCTCTTTTGCATCCATGCAAGGATAGTTGCTGCCTCTTCCGACTACGGTTATAAAACCTACATTGTTTACGTCTCCGAGTCCGTAAAGCCACCCGTTAACACCTCCCACCATGACTGGTACTCCTCTATTCTCCAGTCCCTCTCTCCTCTATCCACTGATCTTGACACATATTACTCCTACTCTTTAGTTTGCCCTGCTGAACCATTGTCCACGGTACTTCCATACCAGAGTCCAAGTAACGTGTATTATGACCTTCCCAAGACCAAACTCCTCTATTCCTACGAGCACGCTATCCATGGCTTTGCCGCCCGCCTTAGCGCCTCCCAGGCTGAAGAGCTCCGTCATCAACCCGGAATTCTGTCTGTCATCCCAGACAGCATCTCCCAGCTTCAAACCACCCGCAGCCTTCAATTCCTCGGCCTAGCTGACTCCTGGGGCATCTGGCCCAACACCAACTATGGTGAGGACATCATCATCGGCATCCTTGACTCCGGCATTCGGCCTGACCATCCTAGCTTCTCCGATGCAGGCCTTTCTCCTGTTCCATCAAGCTGGAGAGGAGGATGCGAAACAGCGTTGGACTTTCCCTCAGGTTCATGCAACAGAAAACTCATTGGTGCCAGGGCTTATTACGGAGGATACGAGGAAAACATGAGAAGGTCCTTAGAGGAGATGGGAGAATCTAAGTCGCCTACGGATTACGACGGTCACGGAACGCATACGGCGTCTACAGCAGCTGGGTCGGTGGTCAGCAGTGCAGGTTTCTATGCATATGCTACAGGCGAAGCCAAAGGAGTGGCGATTAAGGCCAGGATTGCAGCATACAAAGTCTGTTGGAGAGGTGGATGTTTCGATTCTGATATATTAGCAGCCTTGAATCAAGCTATATCAGATGGAGTTCATGTGCTTTCGTTGTCCCTCGGCAGAAGCCCAGCTATGCCGTATGACGAGGATCCAATTgcaattgctgcatttcatgctgCAGAGCGCGGAATTCTTACTTCTGCTTCAGCGGGAAATTCGGGTCCTAGCTACCGGACTGCCGTCAATATTGCACCTTGGATTCTTTCTGTTGGTGCATCCACCATCGATCGGGAGTTTCCAACGGATGTTGTTCTTGGCGATGGAAGCATTTTACAAGGTGTATCTTTGTACTACGGCAAGCCTCTAGTGAATGCTCTGCTTCCCCTTGTTTACGCCTCAGGTGCTGGAAGCAGATTCTGTCACCAAGGAGAACTCGTTCCTTCCATGGTCACGGGAAAGATTGTGGTGTGCGACGTTGGGGGTGATACTGGGGGAGTTGCCAAAGGATATGCAGTCCACCTCGCCGGTGGCGTGGGGATGATACTCGCCAACACTGAGGAACAAGTGGAGGGACTCAAGTCGGAAGCCCATCTAATTCCAGCCACCATGGTGGGGGTAACAAACGGCAACATAATTAAGAACTACGTCAGGTCCCAATTAGCACCGACGGCTATAATTATCTTCAGAGGAACGGTGGTGTGGATCACACCATCGGCGCCACGGGTGGGGGTATTCTCCAGCCGTGGTCCAAATGTTATTACACAGGAGATTTTAAAACCGGATGTTATTGCTCCTGGAGTGAATATCTTAGCCGCCTGGTCCAAGTTTGCTAATCCATCCGGTTTTGACGGCAACATAGATCAGAGACGAGTGGATTTCAATATTATATCCGGCACCTCCATGGCGTGCCCTCACGTCAGTGGAATAGCAGCTCTGCTTCGCAAAGCTCGTCCCTACTGGTCTCCGGCAGCGATAAAATCAGCTATTATGACCACTGCTTATAATGTCGACAACAATGGGAGGAACATTGTGGACCTTGCCACTGGCGTAGCATCCACCCCATTTGCTCACGGCTCGGGTCATGTGGATCCTAACAAGGCCCTTAATCCGGGCTTGGTTTACGACATGGGAACTAGCGATTACGTGCAGTTCTTGTGTTCTATTGGGTATACTCAGTCTAGAATTGCAGTCTTTGTTTCGAATCCTGAGAGCTGCCGTCCAGGGATGACACCTGGAGACGTCAACTATCCCTCTTTCTCTGTGGTTTTCAGTCGTCAGAGAACCGTAGTTACGCATACAAGAAGGGTTAGAAAAGTCGAGAGCACAGCAGCCGCAGTGTATAATGTCACAGGGATTGCACCTGAGTTTGTGGAGGTCAAAGTGACGCCAGATAAGCTGACGTTCGACCAATACAGCGACACCTTGACCTACCAAGTCACCTTTACGAGTGCTGCAATTGAGACAATAGGCGACACTACTTCTACTTTTGGGTATCTGGAATGGATTGATGGGCAGCAGCATATTGTGAGAAGCCCTATTGCAGTCCTGTGGAATCGTGATTCTTGGGTGGATGCAATGTAA